Sequence from the Methanobrevibacter oralis genome:
TCAATTCTCCTTAATGCTTCTCCTAAATTACGTGCACCACATACAAATGGAATAGTAAATTCTTTTTTGTTTATGTGGAATTGTTCATCAGCAGGCGTAAGTACTTCACTTTCATCAATCATATCTACACCTAATGTTTCTAAAATTTGTGCTTCTGCAATATGACCAATTCTAGCTTTAGCCATCACAGGAATAGAAACTGCATCTACAACTTCTTCAACAATAGTAGGATCAGCCATTCTAGCTACTCCTCCAGCAGCCCGAATATCTGCAGGCACTTTCTCCAAAGCCATTACAGCAACAGCTCCAGCATCTTCAGCAATTCCTGCTTGTTCTGCATTTACTACATCCATAATAACTCCGCCTTTTGTCATTTTAGCGAAGCCTTCTTTTAAAACATCAGTTCCTTTTACCATGAAAACTCTCCATTTTACCAATTTGTAAATTATAACAATTGTATTAATTAGTACTATATATTCTAATATTTGGAATACATAATATAAATTATTTATTTGAATTTAAAAGTTTATATAATTTAATAATCTTATAAATAATGTAGTGATTTATTATGGCAGTAGTTGGAACAACAATATTTTCCCACATCTTACCGGTAATTTTTGGATTTTTTTCATTCTTATTAGTGATATCTGGAATATTAGATGACAATAAACCAAAATTAGGTTTAGGTATTGCATTATTTATAATTGCATGCATATTCCCTTATATTGTATTAAGAGCCTTCATCTAAGACTTACTTCACCAGAATGTAAACTAGTACCTATCAATACTTTTTTTATTCCTAATTCTTCAAGTTCTTCTAATGAATCTTTATTCAATCCACCAGCTATTATTAATTTGTCTTTTAAACCTCCAAATTTATCTAATAATTCTTTATTATATCCCTTCTCACTACCAACACTAGAAATATCTAATAAAATAACTTCAGATGGATCTAATTCTAATAATATATCTTTAAAATCTTCAATAGAAATGTTAAGGTTTTTAGAGAATAATTCATTGTTTTTAACATCAACACTAATTACAATTCTATCTTTAGGATATTTTTCAAATATTTTATATATCTCATCAATGCTTTCGATAGTTTCAGTTGGAACAATTATTTTATAAGCATAATCAAGGAAAAATTCAAATGAATCAATATTTTTAACACCAGCATCTAATATAACTGGTAAAATTGTGTTAATCATTTTAATTTCATTTATATTATGACCTTTTGAATCTATTAAATCTAAATCTGCAACATATATTTCTAAAGCTCCATTTAATTTAAGTCCACTAGCTATTTCAATAGGATTGGAAGAATGGGCATAAATAGTATTTAATGAAGTGTAACTTTCCCTTTGACCAGATTTACCACTTACAGCTTGACCATTTTTTAAATCTAATACTGGTACTTTATTAATCATATTAATCACTTAATATAAAATTTGACAAAAGTCTTATTAAAAATTTGTTAAAAAATGGCACTTTCAAAAACTTAAGTGATAAATTATTTTTTGATTAATTTATGCACTTAAATTATTTCACAATAAACGGTTTATTAGCTTTAAATTATAAAAATAAAGCCAAATATCAGGAAAAAGTTTTTAGTAAAAGACTTGTTTAAAGTGAAATCACCTAAGTTTTTGAAAGTGCCTCTTAGATTTGAATTTGATTTTTCGTAAGTTTTTTTTATATGATTTGCAGGATGGGACATGATTCTCATTAATTTTTAAAATTTTTTTCGTTTATTTTTCCTTTAATTTTATATATTATGAAGTATAATCTTTTATTATAGATATTAATATTTATGGTTGTTTTATTTATGGTTTTAAAAGATGATACTATTAATCAGACTATGTTGGTGCCTATGGACTTGAGTAATTTGATTCCTGAAGGTCATCCGTGTTATTTTATTAAAAATGTTGTTGATCAAATTGATTGTTCCGAAGCTAACAAGGAGTTTTTCGTGATAAGCCTGGTGAACCTGCTTATCCTCGTGAAATGTTGCTTAGGATTGGT
This genomic interval carries:
- a CDS encoding HisA/HisF family protein, encoding MINKVPVLDLKNGQAVSGKSGQRESYTSLNTIYAHSSNPIEIASGLKLNGALEIYVADLDLIDSKGHNINEIKMINTILPVILDAGVKNIDSFEFFLDYAYKIIVPTETIESIDEIYKIFEKYPKDRIVISVDVKNNELFSKNLNISIEDFKDILLELDPSEVILLDISSVGSEKGYNKELLDKFGGLKDKLIIAGGLNKDSLEELEELGIKKVLIGTSLHSGEVSLR